From Triticum urartu cultivar G1812 chromosome 2, Tu2.1, whole genome shotgun sequence, a single genomic window includes:
- the LOC125535962 gene encoding uncharacterized protein LOC125535962 has protein sequence MTLEEAPFYPREKLVQKQQYFQKLSKHIHLKGRYDVVTSVAIPLALAGTSLFMIGRGIYNMSNGIGKKE, from the exons ATGACGCTAGAAGAAGCACCATTTTACCCACGCGAGAAGCTCGTTCAGAAGCAGCAGTATTTCCAGAAGCTGAGCAAGCATATCCACCTTAAAGGCCGCTATGATGTGGTCACCTCCGTTGCCATTCCCCTTGCGCTTGCTGGCACCAGCTTGTTCATGATT GGTCGTGGGATCTACAACATGTCTAACGGGATTGGGAAAAAGGAGTGA
- the LOC125541108 gene encoding hydroquinone glucosyltransferase-like, which yields MASLSSMGSASAAAAPPAERLAARPHVILLASPGAGHLIPLAELARRLVELHGFAATIVTFTNFSAPELLACLPASVATVALPAVQMDDLPKNGGVLVELTRRSLPNIRALVRSISNSTSTAPLAALVADFMCSTALPIAAELGVPGYLFVPSNLAHVALTRYVIEINEGVAPGEYRDLAVPLELPGGVSLRHADLPDGYRSKHEGYVQTVEWSRCHCLGDGVLVNTFYEMEPATVEAFKQLAVPEQGSGAFFFPPVFPVGPSVRRPDRHEPTAGEFSPCLEWLDRQPAGSVVYVAFGSRGALSVEQTAELAAGLETSGQRFLWVVRMPSTAGGDDPLAWLPEGFLARTSGRGLAVAAWAPQVRVLAHPATAAFVSHCGWNSTLESVGCGVPMLAWPLYAEQRMNALLLEQNLGMALRVPPSREDGRCLVTRHEIAKAVKELMEGDQKVRRRAEDLQKAAARAWLPEGPSRRALEEVAVKWKAALGTAK from the coding sequence ATGGCGTCGTTGAGCAGCATGGGCTCCGCCTCCGCGGCCGCAGCGCCACCTGCAGAGCGGCTGGCGGCGCGCCCGCACGTCATACTTCTGGCTAGCCCCGGCGCCGGCCACCTCATCCCCCTGGCCGAGCTGGCGCGGCGGCTCGTCGAGCTCCATGGCTTCGCGGCCACGATTGTCACGTTCACCAACTTCTCCGCCCCAGAACTACTTGCTTGCCTCCCCGCCTCCGTCGCCACCGTCGCGCTCCCCGCCGTCCAGATGGACGACCTCCCCAAGAACGGCGGCGTGCTCGTGGAGCTCACCCGCCGGTCCCTCCCCAATATCCGCGCCCTCGTCCGCTCCATCAGCAACTCCACCAGTACAGCCCCGCTCGCGGCGCTGGTGGCGGACTTCATGTGCTCCACCGCGCTGCCCATCGCCGCCGAGCTCGGCGTCCCGGGATACCTCTTCGTCCCTAGCAACCTGGCTCATGTCGCCCTCACGCGCTACGTCATTGAGATCAACGAAGGCGTCGCTCCCGGCGAATACCGCGATCTTGCGGTGCCTCTCGAGCTTCCCGGCGGCGTCTCGCTACGCCACGCGGACCTCCCGGACGGGTACCGTTCCAAGCACGAGGGTTATGTGCAAACTGTGGAGTGGAGCCGGTGCCACTGCCTCGGCGATGGCGTGCTGGTGAACACGTTCTACGAGATGGAACCTGCTACCGTGGAAGCGTTCAAGCAGTTGGCGGTACCGGAACAAGGTTCAGGCGCGTTCTTCTTCCCGCCGGTGTTCCCCGTGGGGCCATCCGTCAGGCGACCAGACCGCCACGAACCCACCGCCGGCGAGTTTTCGCCGTGCTTGGAGTGGCTTGATCGTCAGCCGGCCGGTTCTGTGGTGTACGTCGCCTTCGGGAGCCGCGGGGCACTTTCTGTGGAGCAGACGGCCGAGCTCGCGGCTGGTCTCGAGACGAGCGGCCAAAGGTTTCTTTGGGTTGTACGGATGCCAAGCACCGCCGGCGGCGACGATCCGTTGGCGTGGCTCCCGGAGGGCTTCTTGGCGAGGACAAGTGGCAGGGGCCTAGCCGTGGCGGCGTGGGCGCCTCAGGTGCGCGTGCTGGCTCACCCTGCGACGGCCGCCTTCGTGTCACACTGCGGGTGGAACTCGACGCTGGAGAGCGTGGGGTGCGGCGTGCCCATGCTCGCGTGGCCGCTGTACGCGGAGCAGAGGATGAACGCCCTTCTCCTGGAACAGAATCTCGGGATGGCGCTGCGGGTGCCGCCATCACGAGAGGACGGCCGATGCTTGGTGACGCGCCACGAGATCGCCAAAGCTGTGAAGGAACTCATGGAGGGCGATCAGAAGGTGCGCCGCCGGGCCGAGGACCTGCAGAAAGCGGCAGCACGTGCGTGGTTGCCGGAGGGGCCGTCGCGCCGGGCGCTCGAGGAGGTCGCCGTCAAGTGGAAGGCGGCGCTCGGCACAGCGAAGTAA
- the LOC125535960 gene encoding uncharacterized protein LOC125535960: MDQGEGSARIVRGRGRNKRKWTMDEDEELVRALCEVSTDPRFRAEGGGFKNCYTQGIESLLAQRLPGRGIKASPHIDSRLKVLKRKFHAIKEMLASPGFSWDGSRKVFRCEKQRYDEYCKDNPRARGMYGVPFPHFDVFDAVYGKDRAAREVVEVSEEVTADMENGNTSEAEEDRTSNGPSGRSLDATSTYKKQERCKNGGKRKRTESNCLSPDTLKDVRGHYQRASQHVDTMAEAMELFKDVHRHFQSVVQHAGAMAAAMEAFKDAHDQFQSVVQNVSTAATAMEQFKDAHDQFRSITQNGSATEAVIEPHADLRERLSPEVPQQDARVRAIAEMQKLGFTGSEVVSAASVFAKEPDQMGMFLALPEIYRREYILKMLNGGQSLHF; this comes from the exons ATGGATCAGGGCGAGGGCTCCGCTAGGATCGTGCGAGGCAGAGGCAGGAACAAGAGGAAGTGGACAATGGACGAGGACGAGGAGCTGGTCAGGGCCCTCTGCGAGGTGTCCACCGACCCCAGGTTCAGGGCCGAAGGAGGGGGCTTCAAGAACTGCTACACCCAGGGGATAGAGAGCCTGCTCGCGCAGCGGCTGCCCGGCCGCGGCATAAAAGCCAGCCCTCACATCGACTCCCGGCTCAAGGTGCTCAAGCGCAAGTTCCACGCGATCAAGGAGATGCTCGCGTCGCCGGGGTTCTCCTGGGACGGCTCCAGGAAGGTCTTCCGGTGCGAGAAGCAGCGATACGACGAGTACTGCAAA GATAATCCTAGAGCCAGGGGGATGTACGGTGTTCCATTTCCGCATTTCGATGTATTTGATGCGGTGTATGGCAAGGATAGAGCCGCTAGGGAAGTGGTGGAAGTGTCCGAGGAAGTAACCGCCGACATGGAGAATGGGAATACGAGTGAAGCGGAGGAAGATCGGACGTCCAATGGACCGTCCGGCCGATCCTTGGATGCTACATCAACCTATAAAAAACAGGAGAGATGTAAGAATGGCGGTAAAAGGAAGAGGACTGAATCAAATTGCCTGTCTCCAGACACGTTGAAGGATGTGCGTGGTCACTATCAACGCGCCAGCCAGCATGTCGACACGATGGCAGAAGCGATGGAGCTGTTCAAGGATGTGCACCGTCACTTCCAGAGTGTTGTTCAGCATGCCGGTGCAATGGCAGCGGCAATGGAGGCGTTCAAGGATGCACACGATCAGTTTCAGAGTGTTGTTCAGAATGTGAGCACCGCCGCAACAGCCATGGAGCAGTTCAAGGATGCACATGATCAGTTTCGAAGTATCACCCAGAATGGCAGCGCAACTGAAGCAGTTATTGAGCCTCATGCTGATCTGCGAGAAAGATTGTCGCCTGAGGTGCCCCAACAGGATGCCAGGGTAAGAGCCATTGCCGAGATGCAAAAGCTTGGGTTTACCGGAAGCGAAGTGGTCAGCGCTGCGAGTGTTTTCGCAAAGGAACCGGACCAAATGGGCATGTTTTTAGCACTCCCCGAAATCTACAGGAGGGAGTACATACTCAAGATGCTCAATG GTGGGCAATCTCTCCATTTTTAG